The following is a genomic window from Coriobacteriia bacterium.
GTTCCTTGTCCCGCCCGACACCGACGGGCGAGTAATCGGCGCACCGTCGCCGGACGAACCTGGATAGAGGCAAAGGTGAGCTCGCCTAGCGGATTCGTGAGATACCCGCGCGAAGCGCGTAGAGCCCTCCGCGGCCTGCCGTGGTCGGCACACGCCGTCTACGCGCACCTATTGCTCGCGGCCAATCACCGGGATTGGACGGGGACAACCTCGGCCGCTGCGATCTCGGAGCAGCTCGGCGGAACCCGTACCACCGCCTCCAGTGCTCTGGCCGCCCTCGCTGGCCGCGGGATCATCGAGTATCACAAGGGCGCGAATCAGTACGAACGGACGCGCTACCGCGTGCTCCTGAATCACGATGCTGTCCAATCAGAGAGCTGGCACGGTGTCCAAATAGAGAGCCAGCAACTTGACAGCACTGCTCTGAAAGTGGACAGCAACTTGACAGCACACCGACCCGCACCTGCGGAAACGCGGCCTTTAGAACCTTGTATATCTCTACAAGAGCGTTGTACCACCGTGGCGGCGGGCCCTATCCCCGAGATAGTCAGAGCTTCACGCGACAAACTCACCGAGCGACAGGCGCGCGATCTTGCGAAGACGCACGGCGCCGAGACCGTCCGTGCCGGCGCTGAGCGCCTCGCTTCCGACATAGCGCACGGGAGCAAGATAGTGAGCTTCCATGCGGTCCTGGCTCATCGCCTCAAGGAGGGCACCGAAGATCCCGGCAAGAGCGCCGGACCCGCTCGCCCGAAGGTCGAGCCCTATCCCGAAGGCTAGGAGAGAACCATGAGCATAAAGGCGGACGATCTCGGCGATCGCAGCCAGGAGTGGCTGGACGTCGAGGAGCGAGCGATGCAGAAGCGCCGGCGCGACCGCGCCGCGGCCGAGCAGAAGGAGACCGAGATGCACCGGCAGCTCGAGGAGCAGCGTCGCCTCCTGGCAGAGCAGCACGCCGAGCAGCTCCGAAAGGAAGAGGCGGAGGCCGAGGCCCGCGGCCCCGAGCCCGCGCCCGTCCCGTGCCCGGAGTGCCAAGCCCCGCAGCGGCATACCGCCGACGGGGAGAGCTGGCTGCCGCCCGACGAGGGACCGTGCCCCGAGTGCCAGCAGCGTACCGCCGAGATTGAGCGCGAGGCCGAGGCGAGGCGCTACCGCATCGCTGCGCTCTGCCTCAGCGAGCTCGAGAGCGGATGGACACTCGAGGCATACCGCCCGCGGACACCCTCGGGACAGGAAGCACTCGCAGCCGCGAATGGCGAAAGCTCCTTGTGGCTCTACGGACCGCCGGGAACCGGAAAGACGCACCTCGTCACCGGGGCCGCCATCCGAACGCTCGAGGCTGGCTCTGCCCGCGTCGAGCGCTGGCTTGTATCGAACCTGCTGCGGACGCTGCAAGAAGCATCCCGCGCTGGCAACGGCCTAGAGGAGCGCATCATCCGCTCCTTGAGCGAGTGTGACTTGCTCCTCCTTGACGACCTCGATCTAGACCGAACCTCGGGGTTCCGCCGCGAGCTGCTCCATGAGATCGCCGATGCACGGTGGCGCAACGGCCGGCGTACCCTCGTCACCTCCAACAAGCCGCCCCACGAGATCGCCGAGGGCGTGGGCGAGCGGGTGACATCCCGCCTCGCCGGGCTCTGCCGCGTCCTACACCTCGAGGGACCGGACGGCCGGCGCTCCCGAAAGGAGAGCGATGCGGCGTGACGCAATCCAACCGCCCCACAAGGCGAGGCCGCCCCTCCAAGTACTCGCCCGCCCTGTGCGAGCGCGTCGAGAGCACCGCCGAGCACGGTGCGACGCTTGTCCAGATCGCGGTCGCGTGTGACGT
Proteins encoded in this region:
- a CDS encoding ATP-binding protein, with the translated sequence MWLYGPPGTGKTHLVTGAAIRTLEAGSARVERWLVSNLLRTLQEASRAGNGLEERIIRSLSECDLLLLDDLDLDRTSGFRRELLHEIADARWRNGRRTLVTSNKPPHEIAEGVGERVTSRLAGLCRVLHLEGPDGRRSRKESDAA